In one window of Nitrospirota bacterium DNA:
- a CDS encoding adenylate/guanylate cyclase domain-containing protein: protein MGLLVGLVGLVASPLHFVLGLEENVGLGMLFALRGARAAPPDAVVVSIDKESSEHLGIPDNPDKWPRSLHARLTDALKAAGAEVIAFDVHFIEPRSPEDDRLFAEALDRAGNVVLTEPIKMKEIPAGGGNSGEWNHNLIRIVRPIEMFSRAAVATAPFTLPRIPFKVNRFWTFETAAGDSPSVPIVTLQLYSMRVYGTFSRLLGKLAPELAAEIPPDAAGAMRRGVRDLTRDIRAIFERKPELARLMLREVANSVSATPQEKRLLASLIMMYSGGSSRYINYYGPPGSIRTIPYYRALEIAEGKDPGVDLRGKAVFVGLSEVLLAERKDSFYTVFSQANGTFISGVEIAATAFSNLLTNTPVRPLGLPSHIAVLLLWGVLMGVVCRVSRVGMAAAGALGLSALYLFVAVHQFKAGNAWYPLIVPLFVQVPLAFVGAVLWNYRDVNKERRNIRTAFEHYLPKDVVDQLSRDVAHIQTGSKVVYGVCLFTDAQQYTEFSEAMEPHELGKFMNRYYETMFTPVKEQGGFVSGIIGDAMLALWVSTRSETALKEKACRAALQINGQLERFDEQPEARRLKTRIGLHCGQILLGHVGALDHYEYTPMGDIVNTASRIEGLNKYLGTNILVSEDVVDQIKGFLTRKMGSFRVKGKMKPVAVYELVCRLEDADERQRQGCQAFVEALNAFGRGAWDEAAGKFQGTCRCMGEDQASEFYLRLCEDFKKAPPEAEWDGIVVMEKK, encoded by the coding sequence TTGGGGCTTCTGGTAGGGCTGGTGGGCCTCGTGGCCAGTCCCTTGCATTTCGTCCTCGGTCTCGAGGAAAACGTCGGGTTGGGGATGCTCTTTGCACTGAGGGGCGCGCGCGCGGCGCCCCCCGATGCCGTCGTCGTCAGCATCGACAAGGAGTCCTCCGAGCACCTCGGCATCCCGGACAACCCGGATAAGTGGCCCCGGTCCCTCCACGCGCGGCTCACGGACGCCCTGAAGGCCGCCGGCGCGGAGGTCATTGCCTTTGACGTCCACTTCATAGAGCCGCGTTCGCCTGAGGACGACCGCCTTTTCGCGGAGGCCTTGGACAGGGCGGGCAACGTGGTGCTTACCGAGCCCATCAAGATGAAGGAAATTCCCGCGGGAGGCGGAAACTCCGGAGAGTGGAATCACAACCTCATCCGGATAGTCCGGCCCATAGAGATGTTCTCCCGGGCGGCCGTCGCCACGGCGCCCTTTACCCTTCCCCGCATACCGTTCAAGGTGAACCGGTTCTGGACCTTCGAGACGGCCGCGGGGGATTCTCCCTCCGTGCCCATCGTCACGCTTCAGCTTTACTCCATGCGGGTGTACGGGACGTTTTCCCGCCTGCTCGGGAAACTGGCTCCGGAGCTGGCCGCGGAAATACCTCCGGATGCCGCGGGGGCCATGAGGAGGGGCGTGCGGGACCTGACCAGGGACATCCGGGCCATCTTCGAGCGCAAACCCGAACTCGCCCGGTTGATGCTGAGGGAAGTCGCAAATTCCGTCTCGGCCACTCCGCAAGAAAAGAGGCTGCTTGCGTCCCTTATTATGATGTATTCTGGGGGCAGCAGCCGATACATAAACTACTACGGCCCTCCGGGCTCCATCAGGACAATCCCCTATTATCGGGCGCTCGAGATTGCCGAAGGCAAGGACCCCGGAGTCGACCTCCGGGGAAAGGCGGTCTTTGTGGGGCTCTCGGAGGTCCTGCTCGCCGAAAGGAAGGACAGCTTCTATACCGTCTTCTCCCAGGCAAACGGCACCTTCATCAGCGGGGTGGAGATCGCGGCCACGGCGTTTTCCAACCTTTTGACGAACACGCCCGTCAGGCCCCTCGGCCTTCCGTCTCACATTGCCGTCCTTCTGCTCTGGGGGGTCCTCATGGGCGTCGTATGCCGCGTCTCCCGGGTGGGCATGGCCGCGGCAGGGGCCCTGGGGCTGAGCGCTCTGTACCTTTTCGTGGCCGTGCATCAGTTCAAGGCTGGCAATGCGTGGTATCCCCTGATTGTCCCGCTTTTTGTACAGGTCCCTCTCGCTTTCGTCGGGGCGGTGCTCTGGAACTACAGGGACGTGAACAAGGAGCGCCGGAACATAAGGACGGCCTTCGAGCACTATCTCCCCAAGGACGTGGTCGACCAGCTCTCCCGGGACGTGGCGCATATCCAGACGGGCAGCAAGGTCGTCTACGGGGTCTGCCTTTTCACCGACGCGCAGCAGTATACCGAATTTTCCGAGGCCATGGAGCCGCATGAGCTGGGCAAGTTCATGAACCGCTATTACGAGACCATGTTCACGCCCGTCAAGGAGCAAGGCGGCTTCGTCTCGGGCATCATCGGCGACGCCATGCTTGCCCTGTGGGTGTCCACGCGTTCGGAGACGGCCCTGAAGGAGAAGGCATGCCGCGCGGCGCTGCAGATTAACGGGCAACTGGAGAGATTCGACGAACAGCCCGAGGCCCGGAGGCTCAAGACCCGCATCGGGCTGCACTGCGGGCAGATACTCCTGGGCCATGTGGGCGCCCTGGACCACTATGAGTATACCCCCATGGGGGACATCGTCAACACAGCCTCGCGCATCGAGGGGCTGAACAAATACCTGGGGACGAATATCCTCGTATCCGAGGACGTGGTGGACCAGATAAAGGGCTTCCTGACCAGAAAGATGGGAAGCTTCCGGGTGAAGGGGAAGATGAAGCCGGTCGCGGTCTATGAGTTGGTCTGTCGCCTTGAGGATGCCGATGAGCGGCAAAGGCAGGGGTGCCAGGCCTTTGTGGAGGCCCTGAACGCCTTCGGGAGGGGCGCCTGGGATGAGGCCGCCGGGAAATTTCAGGGAACGTGCCGGTGCATGGGGGAAGACCAGGCCTCGGAGTTTTACCTGCGGCTCTGCGAGGATTTCAAGAAGGCCCCGCCCGAGGCGGAGTGGGACGGCATCGTCGTCATGGAGAAGAAATAG
- a CDS encoding cyclic nucleotide-binding domain-containing protein: MAEGELGRMYADGEAICKEGEKGNAMYVIQSGKVQITKKTPTGQMNIATLGSGEIFGEMALFDKLERSATVTASGSARVLSIDRKKLFRSISRDPTLVFKVLESMSHRIRSLDEQLAELKKSKLDADRMCLSVEESCAVTLEKARNIISADNGSIMLLEEDTKDLVIKAAFGTEAGEKVRLTAGEGLAGAVLSSASAEMVNNVSLDTRFKPGAMRLRSILCAPLKCGDEVFGVINLSNSSERLFSLEDLKVLDSLASYASIAIEQARSFARLDGATEAFLRRAGELP; encoded by the coding sequence ATGGCGGAAGGTGAGCTTGGCAGGATGTACGCGGATGGCGAGGCCATTTGCAAAGAGGGGGAAAAGGGCAATGCGATGTACGTCATACAGTCCGGAAAGGTCCAGATTACAAAGAAAACGCCCACGGGTCAGATGAACATCGCCACACTGGGAAGCGGCGAGATTTTCGGTGAGATGGCCCTCTTCGATAAGTTGGAAAGGTCGGCGACGGTTACGGCCTCGGGCAGCGCCAGGGTGCTCAGCATCGACAGAAAGAAACTCTTCAGGTCCATAAGCAGGGACCCCACACTGGTTTTCAAGGTCCTGGAGTCCATGAGCCACCGCATACGGAGCCTTGATGAGCAGCTGGCAGAGCTGAAGAAGAGCAAGCTCGATGCAGACAGGATGTGCCTAAGCGTAGAGGAGTCCTGTGCCGTCACCCTGGAGAAAGCCAGAAATATCATCTCGGCCGACAACGGCTCCATTATGCTGCTCGAGGAGGACACGAAGGACCTCGTCATCAAAGCCGCTTTCGGCACGGAAGCCGGAGAGAAGGTGCGTCTAACCGCCGGGGAAGGGTTGGCGGGGGCGGTGCTTTCCTCCGCCTCCGCCGAAATGGTCAACAACGTGTCGCTGGATACGAGGTTCAAGCCCGGGGCGATGCGGCTCCGGTCCATCCTCTGTGCCCCGCTGAAATGCGGGGACGAGGTGTTTGGCGTTATAAACCTGAGCAACAGCTCGGAGAGGCTTTTCAGTCTGGAGGACCTGAAAGTTTTGGATTCCCTGGCCTCGTACGCTTCTATCGCCATCGAACAGGCCAGGAGCTTCGCTCGCCTGGATGGCGCAACGGAGGCCTTTCTCAGGCGAGCCGGTGAGTTGCCTTAA